The following proteins are encoded in a genomic region of Zea mays cultivar B73 chromosome 9, Zm-B73-REFERENCE-NAM-5.0, whole genome shotgun sequence:
- the LOC103637788 gene encoding endoglucanase 16-like precursor — protein sequence MKRTTSRSGASPAAGLWLRPGRLGEVLAVATLLASALLPSAAAATDAPPPASSPRHDYEDALRKSLLYFEAQRSGRLPHGQRVTWRDHSGLTDGLEQGVDLVGGYYDAGDHVKFGLPMAFTVTMLSWSLLEYGADVADAGELAHALESIKWGTDYFIKAHTRPDELWAEVGDGDTDHYCWQRPEDMTTSRQAYKVDRDRPGSDVAGETAAAMAAASMVFREHNPHYASLLLHHALQLFEFADKYRGKYDSSIAEVKSYYASVSGYHDELLWAALWLHRATGRAEYLDYVVDNADDFGGTGWAITEFSWDVKYAGVQILAARLLLSGEHSPRHRETLEQYRAKAEHYVCACLGRNAADGNVERSPGGMLYVRQWNNMQYVTSAAFLLSAYSGYLSSSSSSSSVTCAAGGGSSAAASAGEVFALARAQVDYVLGSNPRGMSYLVGYGARFPARVHHRAASIVPYKHSKEFIGCAQGFDDWFVRKGANPNVVVGAIVGGPDRRDRFRDHRENYMQTEACTYNTAPMVGMFAMLNRLARDEAGVNR from the exons ATGAAGAGGACCACGAGCAGGAGCGGCGCGTCGCCCGCCGCCGGCCTGTGGCTCCGGCCGGGCCGGCTCGGTGAGGTTCTCGCCGTCGCGACTCTGCTGGCCTCGGCGTTGCTGCCGTCGGCGGCGGCTGCGACCGACGCGCCGCCGCCGGCGTCGTCGCCGCGGCACGACTACGAGGACGCGCTGCGCAAGAGCCTGCTCTACTTCGAGGCGCAGCGGTCGGGGCGGCTGCCGCACGGCCAGCGCGTCACCTGGCGCGACCACTCGGGCCTCACCGACGGCCTCGAGCAAGGG GTGGACCTGGTGGGCGGGTACTACGACGCCGGCGACCACGTCAAGTTCGGCTTGCCCATGGCCTTCACCGTCACCATGCTCTCCTGGAGCCTGCTGGAGTACGGCGCCGACGTCGCCGACGCCGGcgagctcgcccacgcgctcgagtcCATCAAGTGGGGCACCGACTACTTCATCAAGGCGCACACCAGGCCCGACGAGCTCTGGGCAGAG GTCGGCGACGGCGACACGGACCACTACTGCTGGCAGCGGCCGGAGGACATGACGACGTCGCGGCAGGCGTACAAGGTGGACCGCGACCGGCCAGGGTCCGACGTCGCCGGCGAGACCGcggccgccatggccgccgcGTCCATGGTGTTCCGGGAGCACAACCCGCACTACGCcagcctcctcctccaccacGCGCTGCAG CTGTTCGAGTTCGCCGACAAGTACCGGGGCAAGTACGACAGCAGCATCGCGGAGGTGAAGAGCTACTACGCCTCCGTCAGCGGCTACCACGACGAGCTCCTCTGGGCCGCGCTCTGGCTCCACCGCGCCACCGGACGCGCCGAGTACCTGGACTACGTCGTCGACAACGCCGACGACTTCGGCGGCACCGGCTGGGCCATCACCGAGTTCAGCTGGGACGTCAAGTACGCCGGCGTCCAGATCCTCGCCGCAAGG CTGCTGCTCAGCGGGGAGCACTCGCCGCGGCACAGGGAGACGCTGGAGCAGTACAGGGCGAAGGCGGAGCACTACGTGTGCGCGTGCCTGGGCAGGAACGCCGCGGACGGCAACGTGGAGCGCAGCCCCGGCGGGATGCTGTACGTGCGGCAGTGGAACAACATGCAGTACGTGACGAGCGCCGCGTTCCTGCTGTCCGCCTACTCGGGCTACCtctcctcgtcgtcgtcgtcgtcgtccgtgACGTGCGCGGCGGGCGGCGGCTCATCGGCGGCCGCCAGCGCCGGCGAGGTGTTCGCGCTGGCCCGGGCGCAGGTGGACTACGTGCTGGGCAGCAACCCGCGCGGGATGAGCTACCTGGTGGGCTACGGCGCCCGGTTCCCCGCCAGGGTGCACCACCGCGCCGCCTCCATCGTGCCGTACAAGCACAGCAAGGAGTTCATCGGCTGCGCGCAGGGCTTCGACGACTGGTTCGTCCGCAAGGGCGCCAACCCCAACGTCGTCGTCGGCGCCATCGTCGGCGGGCCCGACCGCCGGGACCGCTTCAGGGACCACAGGGAGAACTACATGCAGACCGAGGCGTGCACGTACAACACGGCGCCCATGGTCGGCATGTTCGCCATGCTCAACAGGCTGgccagggacgaggcgggtgtaAATAGATAG